The following proteins are co-located in the Pelecanus crispus isolate bPelCri1 chromosome 5, bPelCri1.pri, whole genome shotgun sequence genome:
- the LDLRAD1 gene encoding low-density lipoprotein receptor class A domain-containing protein 1 translates to MNKTHPQRNGDVATFDSAKSSEERDCCQPRRARTGCTRRRACISAAALLVLAAAVGLAVALGLLAHAPVNRFCAASNNRTGFLCDDRATCILASQVCDRVRNCRNGEDEQEKLCGDLPHSLPGYLVFRCSNPMYWVYADQRCNGKNNCGDCSDEMGSLAACPPCGSEWWSCSPVLYEYCSCIPRRLCRDGVQHCLSWSDEYICRP, encoded by the exons ATGAACAAAACTCATCCCCAG AGAAATGGTGATGTAGCTACTTTTGATTCAGCAAAGTCCTCTGAAGAAAGAG ACTGCTGCCAGCCACGCCGTGCCCGCACGGGCTGCACGCGGAGACGTGCCTGCATCTCTGCCGCGGCACTGCTCGTCCTCGCTGCCGCCGTGGGCTTGGCGGTGGCGCTGGGACTCCTGGCACATGCGCCAG TGAACCGCTTCTGTGCAGCCTCCAATAACCGGACAGGCTTCTTGTGTGATGACCGAGCGACTTGCATCCTGGCCAGCCAGGTCTGTGACAGAGTCAGAAACTGCAGGAACGGAGAGGATGAGCAGGAGAAACTCTGTG GTGACTTGCCCCACAGCCTTCCAGGATACCTGGTTTTCCGCTGCAGTAACCCCATGTACTGGGTCTACGCCGATCAGAGATGTAATGGGAAGAACAACTGCGGAGACTGCTCTGATGAGATGGGGAGCT TGGCTGCCTGCCCCCCGTGTGGGTCGGAGTGGTggagctgcagccctgtgctCTACGAGTACTGCTCCTGCATCCCCAGGAGGCTGTGCCGGGACGGTGTCCAGCACTGCCTCAGCTGGTCCGATGAGTATATCTGCAGACCCTGA